ttaaatataaagttataaagaaaaacataatttatGTTTTTCTCTTAATACTTGCATTTAGACCACATATTTTGCTCCCAACATGCAAAAGATTAATTCAGAGACGGAGTCTAGacactaaaatgtattttaaactcGTTTGGATATCAACTGCTCTGACAGAATGTGAGACAGAATGTGTGACCATGATGAATattaaatatctaatcaaatgTTTTATGTAACTTTGTGCATTTCAGCATGTGTGAATTGTGTGCGCTGGTCAAATAATGGCTTATACCTGGCATCGGGAGGAGACGACAAACTGGTCATGGTGTGGAAGAGAGCTGCGTGAGTAAAACTGTCCCGCTCTGTTTATTGCCCTTTTCTTATTTCTATCCAACTTCTATTTTCCATccaatttatttctgtgatacatcaaaataatatttttcttattgTTTATGTAACATGCATTAATCAAAATTCTTGTATAATTAAGCACAAGTGTTAAAATATGTATTGGAACATTAAgttatgtgattttgtttttttaattaaataaaaaaatactaatattagaAACTAGTGCTGTCAATCAGTTAAAAAAATTtgctaattaatcacacttttttgcaATCAATCAcaattaaaagactgaaactgGTCATTTTGGCttttcaaatgtaaattaatgtaaactcACGACAAATTCAAAAacaattgtttattagaatttttgtttaacttgcaacaacgatttcttcatgtaaacaacatgcgTGCAATAAACCATCAACATCCCTAAACTGTTGGCTtgaaagccatatttattacagaaataaaaacgcATGACaaccatttgaatttaaatgcaatCAATAccagtaaaaaaactaaaatatttccaTGTTGAATTttaagtggactgcaaaaaattCCAAAATACAGGGATTGCAAATATGGAATATTATAATACTAaagtaatgaatacaaacaatagtattcattgaaaagttgtattgctgagagtaaagaacattaattataaagtggaaacaattttgcttagtcctcctGTACGTTCAGCCAGTTGTTAAGACAGACCAGTCTGTTGACTTTACCAGGGGAGAATGTGGCCTTTTTCTTTAACTGTTATAcaccggaccgaatcagcattCGGTCACACCATCTCCAAACGGatgggactttggtcacaccatctccaAACATTTAAATCTGAATAACTTTAAGGGATACGGACACCGTCGGCGATGTtaggcatttgttcttgttgctaggGATAACATGCATGTAGGCAACGTGCACAGTACAGCGCATCCGGTGAGTGTCTCCCTTCAGATtaatcaacacgcatgatcgtgttaatcaaatttgcttaaactaagcgttctaaagtgtGACTGTATTTTACAAGAAAGGATTTTGACACAGTGATGTGAAgaagacgctttacaaaagttgcgttgaAGAGGGGAAGCACGTCAAAGTTAATGAAACATTAATAAAGCTCATGGAATCAGCTTAAAgacagaggaatgcactgtctttaacagcttgcgacatcatcggTCACTTTCATGGAGTACGTTTACATGAACTTCCAttgaaacaacactcttccagcagtccttacttcatatatatatatacttcacatttttaaaaatgaaacgccTGAAAATACACAAAACTCCTCCATCTCAAAGttcttccttggtcttatccatatatCTTTGCACGTTGAGCACATGTCAGCcacaaaaggaaataaaaaaactgcaaaaatgttaattgcctttttttttttttactcattaagTATTTAAAATCAGTCACATGCGATAACGCGCTGTTTTAGACAGCACTATtagaaacatatttttaaacaactGGAGTTAAGATATGTATtaaatttctttaattattaAGAGAATTACACGATTCCCCTACCACTTGTGTAAATGCACCGTTTAAACATTTTGTCCTCACGAGGAGTGTTGTCTTTCTTTTGTTTATAAGACACAAACAGATGCCACGCATGCATCCACACAGAGCTTTGAGGCATTATGTGTTATTTCTTTTGTTGACCAGTTTCATAGGTCCAAGCACGGTGTTTGGATCCAGCAGTAAACTGGCTAATGTGGAACAGTGGAGGTGTGTCACGATTCTAAGGAACCACACGGGAGGTGAGGAGCAAAAAAACGCTGCCGATGTGGATGCTGGATTTTGTCTTGAGTTTTTGGCATGGTGTGAAACACATTTGGTGTTCTCTATCCATCTGATTCAGATGTAATGGATGTGGCCTGGTCACCTCATGATGTCTGGCTTGCGTCCTGCAGTGTGGATAACACCATCGTTATATGGAACGCTCGGAAATTTCCAGGTGAAAAGATGTAGATGCCGCTTGATTTGATgctttaaaatagattaaaatattttttttacatattttaaaaatataaaactttgaAATATAATAAAGCATGGCTTAAGTATTTAAATACTTTAGTAAATTTCAATAAGGAATTCTATAGAGGTTTGGCATCTTCTTTGTTGTCATTATAGTCTGTGTGACTTTTAttccagtatgttgatgtacttccaagtGAAAacgaatattgagtagggggcggtactttctttttgcgcatcattcttTTGTAGCAAACTAAAGTTAGGAGGGGCTTAAtcaagaatattgtggctgaattgtttacttaaaaaaaaaaaaaaaaaaaaaaaattagggctgggtatcgagttcgctactttttaagcaccgaccgaacCGTCTCGATACTACCGAGTATCGAAAAAATCattttcgttcggtaccaaatttcgatacccaagggtataatcttgttaacgtcagtgagcaccacttggagaaaacctgcatccttaacgtgtccggatcaaatgctggtgattggctgcagcgaggctgtcttgaaaatcagcAGTTTACGACGGTTACGCCCACTCGCAAAGAGCTTAtcaaattgtcaaacagacatacaaaatcagataacttttagcacttcttgcttgtgtaccgttaaagtttaagaccccgtttacactgcagataaatgtgacccaattccgattttttttgttcatatgtgacacagatcggatctgtatgatgaccgtgtaaacagaaaaaaaacgcatgcattcggatattcagcgatcggtttcaggtctccttcatatgtggaaataaatcagatataaatcggatatgtgacaattcGAATGTCAAGTAAACAgacagatcggatttattgaggcgttctgttctgatcatcattaaatttgtgacaatgtggtgcttctccgcggtttaatcACTTAATGAATAGGGGACAAAGTAGAAGACATCAgcgtgcaaatcaaggcaaaggcagcttCAGCAGGACTAGTGTATTTGCCATTgaacttcattgttttataaatagaaacttttatggttttattgtaatttttttttaaataatatacatttccaAAAGATTTGAATGCATTAGTATATAtggttaaagtatttttttctatttatttttaagtaatatgaaataaatgaggaaattacccATAGCAACTTTAACgtaatacagtttgctatatttacattCGGCCCACAGCTCTAAATCAAGTTTGATTTTGGCCCTTCCtaagaaaaagtttgagcaccctGTTCTAGGGCATCATCTTTGAAAGCACTTTTTTGAAACTTGTCTTTGAGTGCGTGTTAATAAATTTCCCACTCAATTCAAAGCATGAAAGATTACGTTCTTGAATTTGCTTTTATGTGTGTATTCCACAGAGATAGTGATGACTTTAAAGGGGCACACGGGACTGGTGAAAGGCCTGACGTGGGACCCCGTTGGAAAGTACATTGCCTCTCAGGCAGATGACCATAGTCTGAAGGTCTGGAGAACCATGGACTGGCAGCTGGAGACGAACATCACCAAACCTTTCAGTGAAGTAAgtctttaaaatgctttttttgtccAGTTTTATTGTTTACACGCACCTGaccctgtatttttattttattttttgctttgattCAGTGTGGTGGCACAACACACGTCCTGAGGCTGAGCTGGTCTCCAGATGGTCAATACCTGGTTTCAGCTCATGCCATGAATAATTCTGGGCCCACAGCTCAAATCATTGAACGAGACGGCTGGAAAACCAACATGGATTTTGTGGGTCATCGAAAAGCCGTTACTGTTGTGGTTAGTCTTGTCTTAAATCTGTCATATTTCATGGAAAGGCATGCACTGAAATCTCATTGTGGATGGTACTGCAGTAATTTACTGTTGTTTAAATGAAATCCtgatgtctaaaaatgaattaaGTTGTATTATTGTCTCTCATATGAATTATTTTCCATCTTTGTGCAGAAGTTCAATCCTAAGATTTTTAAGAAGAAGCAGAAAAATGGCAGCACGCCCAAACCTAGCTGCCCGTACTGCTGCTGTGCTGTGGGTAGTAAGGATCGCTCATTATCTGTATGGGTAAGGGACTTTCCTTATTTGACCTATTCTCAAATCATTTTTTCCCCAATCATTTGCTTATGGATTATTGTGATGTGCACAAACAACACCAACAAAGAATATACTTATGCCAATTAATCAATTTCAgttcaagtcatctttatttctgtagcgcttttacaatgtatcaaagcagcttaacatagaacttctattaaactgaaactgtgtcagtccagttcagAGTTGAATTTCAATTAAGTTCattttagtgtggtttaaatttcactgctgaaagtccaaacacactgaagagcaaatccatcaatgcgcagctccacaagtcccgaaccaagcTAGCCAGTGCCGAAAAACataacttcaccaattgacgaaagtgaaggaaaaaaaaagatttggagagaaaccaggctcagttggacacgaccatttctcctctggataaacttcttgtgcagagctgcagtctaggtgccggagtctggaaatatttttaataataaataatataaaaaatatatatatttatttagccaCATGTCTTATGCTCAAGTATAACATggaaaattgttttaaataaattaatttgtgcaaaaataaacaaaatgaataaaaagacaTGGAATAGCCTGATTATTTCTATGTAGAATACACCACTATTCAACAGTCAGTAAGAATTCTTTGCTGTTTTGGTTCACCAAAGCTGAAAAAAACTTAAGTTAAAACataatgttgtgaaatattataatttaaaataacctttttttttcaaatataaaatgtattacagtgttatttattcttatatattgcattttgtaaataatttaaataattgtaaaaaaaaaaaaaaaaacctagtgcATATttcttttaatacttttaaatgtacagtttttttatgtttttctttaattTGTACAGATTTTTGGCACAGCTATTGCTTGTAAATGTATTACAGAAAGCAGATATTGACTTGTCAGATTCTTTGATTTATAGACGTTTCAAATAGCATTTTTATGGAAAATGTCAACTTTTGAACAGTTGTTGTAATTGTGCTCTTAccaaatatgtatatgtaatacttattaaaaaacaaacaaccaacatAAAGCAATAAACTGCTTTATCCATGTcaatgagtttttgtcctaaccagctGCCACCATAACAAAACATTTAGTCAGACTGACTGTGGGTGGTGTGGATTGACTCCCACAATAGTCCAAAGTTCCATTTAGCTGGTTAAGCTTCAGATACTGTATGTTTCGATTGATTTCAGTATTACACTGTGTGGTGTGGATCTAATTGATTTAGGTACAACCAGCCCAAAATAttccatttttttaatatagttttagcACCATGTCCTTTTTTTTTGGCCAGTCAGTAAAAGTAGGTTATAGCATCtttgttggttgtttggttgcaAGACTATGACAATGCCCATTATTGACCCTTTCTCTCAGTATAACTTAGGCCTACtatttaaagtacaaataaaattaaaactaaccatatgattttgttaccAAATTCAAAACCAAATTAATttcgtcatttaaaaaaaaagtttgccgtTGTAATCTTCAATTGAAATCAGAAAATgtacttcctgttttttttttcccagttaaattgtcagattacctATATCTTGGCTATTGTGCGTGGTTAACATACTCCAACTGTGAGttttaacaacaaacagaaatagtttggaggaggtgtttgttaggttgtaataactctcccgaaaccccttttttcctcatctttctgaatgaaatgtctactttattaCATCCATTTAGCAGTGAGTTTTTTCaattaatattccatttctctaaaaaactgcatcacaatatgaaaaaaaaaaaaaaacagaaacagagAAATTTTCATTTAGGAATGCCTATTAGATAAAATCATACAATGGGTGCTAAACATTAGGGTATGATTTTTTTCTGTAGGTTAACATGACACACTTTATATCAGATGTCCTGTTTTTTTCAGCTCACCTCACTCAAGCGTCCTTTGGTGGTCATCCATGACCTATTTGACAAGTCTATAATGGATATTACatggtaagtaaaaaaaaaaggttttctatGTCTGAAGCTTTGTAAAGAGTCCTAGAGATTGCATTGGAGTAAATCTTTACATGCATGTTGTGAATTGACTCTCCAGGACACTGAATGGGCTGGGACTCCTAGTGTGCTCCATGGATGGAACTGTGGCCTTCCTGGACTTCTCGCAGGATGAACTTGGAGATCCCTTGAATGAAGAGGAAAAGGTGGAGAAAATGCACACAAATCAGAGTTAAAAAACTCAAAGTGTAATTTCAAAGAGAAAGCACGTTTATTTTGCATACCCCATTGGGAGattattagcttgttttaaggaaaaacttaattttgattaattatttctgaaaacgagaTAATAATTTTTGCTAGTCTAGAAATGCTTCTTGgcttaagatattttagatatttggactagaaacaagacaaaaactctaagaaaagtatttttttgcagtgtagctgaCATTTAACAGTATTTAAGACAGCAATAActcattattatataattatgttgGGGAAAATCCATGGCCATGATTcacaagtatttatttatcacaaaAGTGAAAGCTCATTTAAGAGTACACACATTTAGTTAACtgataaataaattcataattaagaaaataaatgtctttgtttttttgAGCGATTTGTTGAATCAGTTTTTCCAGATACAGAAGACAATCCTGGAATGTTTGCTAATTGCCTCCTCTCACTTAATGCAGTGGGATATAAACAGTGTTTTGTAAAAAATGACTTGTTACAGGAAAAGTTGCACCGTTGTGAAAACAGCTGAGCTGCTGTCATGTTGCTGAAAATGTAAATGGCTTTGTAGCATCACTACTTGGTTTACTACTACTCTACACTCTATACACAAAAACTAACAGGGTGTCAAAAAAGTAACTTGATTCTCCAAGTGATGTCTCTTTATATCTTTTCACAGAATGCAATTCATCAAAACATCTATGGAAAGAGTCTGGCCATCACAATGGAGTCACAGCTTTCCACCACAATCATTGAAAACCCTGAAATGCTAAAGTATCAGCAGGAAAGACAGGGGAACCAGAACGCTAATGTAGCCCAGGGAAGCGGCCCTGAGAACCAGACGCCCAAACTCACTAATGTGCTCAACGGAGAGTCCCTGGAGGACATCAGGAAGGTCAGAAGAAAGATCATGCAACAACACACATGGCACAAAAAAACATTAgctcttgtgtgctgttggggacgTTTTAATCCactttggggtgattttgagtcttaatttgaccaCAGATTTCTCTCTGTTTCAgtaaatggaatgatttttggtgacaaatctaatgttgacatattttgggaaaatgctttgaaaatgtaaaaaaactcaacaatacactcttggCAAATTTACTACCATCTCGTTATGtgggtggctgtttttgccccattgactttcattataatgacatttttggattgcaaagctatgactatattattttgtattcttgattgttggtggttttccctgtttcCCTGGGAAGTGgaacaattagtcatttttgcTGCTGATTATCAGTTGgaatgcaaaaaaagcttaggaGTTATAAAGAGTATAcgctacctgacagaagtcttgttgtcgatctctattgtaagggcaacaaataataacttgacttctagttggtcatttggaaaagtggcagttttttcgatgaatcatctgttgaacactatctcaatcatcacaaatactgcagaaaacttattggaacccacatgaacccaagattctcacagaaatcagtcaagtttggtgaaggaaaaatgatGGTTTGgagttgcattcagtatgggggtgtgtgagagatgtgCAGAGTGAATGACAACATGAACACCTAAGGtatcaggacatttgtgctgcccattacattacaaaccacaggagagggcaaattcttcagcaggatagcgctccttatacttcagcctccatatcaaagttcctgaaagcaaagaaggattggccagcccggtcaccagaaatgaacattattgagcacattATTGAtgtttgacaaaaacaaaacaaccatcTTAGCTCTCAGAATATATAAGTGTATGTATGCACACacattataattagttttatacTCTGTAGAActctatataaaaaaacaagaaactttttttgcacagccctatctaaagggttaatggttcCATCTGATGATCAACAGCAAGAATTACTAATTCTACCCTAACTGGGAAAACAACCAACAATAAAGAATGCAGGATTAtgtggtgtcatggctttgcaatcaaaaaatgtcaatataataGAAGGCAATCGGGCAAAAATAGCcactaacataatgaaagggtagtcaattttaCACAATGGttaaattttcttaaaaaaaaaacttgcatcaGCTAAATCGTGCTTTTCTGAGAGAAAAAATCATTTAACATTAAGTTTCACTGGTGTTTATGGCTGGCCACACACACTTGGAGATTGTAATCACAGTTTTGGACCCAATTTAAACCCTTTAATTATCAGAGGGGCATGACCTGATTTCAATGTTTATAGTGTAATCGAAGCAGCTCAACCATACTGCTCAGCTCGAAACCGATAATGTGTGGTTATGTAAATTGTAATGGTTTACATGGATATTACATGCAAAAGACAAAGTATAGgtgtgtaataaaaaaaatatttgcatactctTTAAATGAACATCTGCCAGTCTCAGTGTGCATatgattttttgttgttatttattaattgataatTTGGTCATAATGTAGTGAAAACTGATCTGTTCCACAAAAAAATAGTTAGCAGAAATTACACATTGCAGTTGTTGTGCATGAAGTAAAATTTCAGCTTTAAAGACATCATGTTGCAAGTTAATATAGACAAGCTTATATTTTTCGGTTTGTTAAAAAATGGCTTCTGTTTGTTTGGATTTGGTAGAACCTCTTAAAAAAGCAGGTGGAGACCAGAACAGCAGACGGGAGAAGAAGAATCACACCTCTCTGCATCGCACAGCTCGACACGGGGTAAAGAACACACACAGCAACACATCTAAAATTACCACTCACCTATGCCACTGCGTGCGTTCAGTTGCTGAATCCGTCTTTCTTTTACCAAGGGACTTCTCACCAGCATTGTTTAACAGCGTCCCGATCTTGCCGGGGTCATCCGCATCTACCCAGCTCACCCCTCAGATCTCTTCTGATTCCAACACGGCCAACTCACTGGGCCTGCGACCCTCTCATGACCCCAGCACCACCTCTCCAAACAAAACCGCAGAAGAGAATAAGGACAGGTAAGTGTATATGTGTGGTGTCTCTCTCTTACTCTATCCACCTTCTTCCTGTGCCCCATGATGCTTTGCATGAATTATGGGAGTGTAACTGTAAACAAGCAgtgaagtgtaaaaaaaaaaagaaaaagacaaaaaaatgggTTCAATGAGGTATTTTTTCCCCCCATTGTAGTTCATATAAATGAAATTGAATATAAAAAGCCAGCTTATAAAAGTTGGAAAATTGACTTTCAGCAGaccatatgaagagttcagatgcaaaaccctctaaatccatcagacctcttttcttgtaaatgagcattttctatcaggctcctctgattaggttcagaagtttttttttatatgtaatgaagCGGTTAttagctaataaataaaataacttttttctaaaactttttttccgcaccatgtcttttaaaaaatggaaattaatcttactccagtattttcaatggaatttctttGCTAGCCTGCCGCTAATGATGGCACCTCTTAAACGGTCTTTGCTCTcattttacgctttaacaaccaaatggatgcttaagtctatttaactgattgtgcttgatttacattacaacatcaatgctgtaaaaggaaccttatgaaattaaaaatagtcgcATAAacatttcaccggaagttcatcattggctgaaaaactctaagtatgcatatagcccattgactAATAAACCAAGCCTGAATTCCTCTGATTGACAGAGCTCCATGTTTTACTACATGCAAACAGAGAGAACACGAGAGATTCTCGTATCAAGGAAGAACCGACACACTCCACGTAAATCATAATCTGTTGCGGTAATTTAAAGACCAGCGCTCAAGGATTAAcgtctgcatttttacattaattCAGTTGAAAATATACAATTActgaatgtataaaaataaaagaatgttTTATTCCTTTAGTGTGTAAAGTACAATTTTGAGCCTAATCTTGATTTCTGCAAAAATGAATTGCAAATTGCAATATATGTCcataaaaaattgcaattagatagtTTCCCTGAATCATTTATCCCTATTGGTAATGTatctttttatatgtatattttaaagatatttgtactcttttagtataaaaaaaataataatcagggactaaggcTGCAAATTAGTTATTAGCTGCTTTAAACTGTACCAAAGTTATACCCTGTTAATTAAACCTACCAATAAAAATGTAGTATTACTCTACTGTATAGAGCAGCAAAGAAAATAATTCttactgaaaaagaaaaataatctaTTGGAACAAAGCACAGTGGACTCAAATGAGCTCTTGCTATTGATATGGCTGTAATGCTAAATTCACATTAAAGTACTACCAGTTTTTTCCATGGTATGGGTAAAAATAAAGCACTCCGTTTGCACAATGAACTGTAGATAGACAAAGACTAtataatacacaagacatgtcactcgtatctttttgaatgagTAAAAGTGGAACTGTCAAtgtggtgaataaagccccatCTAGTAGTACAGGAGCCAGTCATCGATCcttatagactgacgatactctggggaaggggctcggaccagatgtgaattttgtgtgatttggacgtttagaaatgaaactaatgGGACAGTtgtagtttaattttattagtaattcctattatgaaatttaattgtaagcttggcaagcagttttggagaatttggtatttcccatttaaacagaatgcctgatcatactgcccgagaggtagttcaaagatggccgctgagtgaaatgacttgccttaaagagactttgataTAGACTATTGGTAGCACAGccttattatttaaaactgtttGTTTCAGGTCTTCGAACTGGAAGTGCAACCCATAATATATAACACAATAGAAAAAAAGGTGGATATTTAGTGAAAGTCTTATTTCATGTATTGTCTCTGTTCTCTGTTTTAGTACAACAGCACCTGTAAACTCCATCGGTATGAAATCAACTCTGCTGTTGACGTCCGCCTCCAAAATCGAGCCCATGAAAGCACTAGATTCACGATTTACTGAAAGGTCAAAGGCCACACCAGGGGTCACTAGCGTACCCATCACCATAGGCATCACACCACTTGACAGGTAATAAAGTTTTCGTGGTAActggtgcatttttttttctctaaactgaactgaaaaacgAGCTGAAGATGTTTTGCTCTGTCTCAGGGCAAAAGACAGCAGCTCTGTGAAAGAGCCGAAAGGGAAAGATGAAACCAGCAGCGACAGCGAGGACAAGATCATGAACAAAACGCTCTCTATAGCCAAGAGGAAGGGAGAGATTGAGGGAGGAGAGGTGGTGGAGAAGAGGAAGAAGGGAAGGCCAAGGAAAGATGCCAAAATGATGATGCCCATATCACAGCCTTTCCCGCAGGTGACATAACTTCTTGAGACATGTTTTGAAAACACCAGTTTCAAAATCGACTGCCTTCGatgccattttatttttatgtaaccGTATTGGGTATCGGCCAGATGGGACAGATTGAAATCTGATATTGTGCATGTACTATTGTGATATTGTTAAGCCCCACAAAAGCCGTAAAGACCTTGACGGTATCAAATTTTCTTgcaattaattgctgaagctaTTATCATGATGTGCAGTATTATCATGACTTAAGCTGTGTAAAAGATTACTTAACAGGTATAACAAAAAAAAGAGTATTATTGTGTATATAAATGTTTGGCGTAAACAAacgttttaaaatacatattaatatatataatccGCAGATTTTTCTATTGGTCTATTTGTTTacatgtgtaaatttatatttattcagtttttttagttaatttcagtattattattggcaaatatgaaaatgtttatgtgatttatttacaatacagtttgtaaagtaatattttctgtcttttagtagatatattaaataagagacgtgctttgtttatcaaataattgtatctaattagatttgcattataagcattaaataaaagttaaaaagatattatttttatttcatatattacgcttttagttatgatactgccagaatcattccgcataaatctgcagattttttacaaaattctctgcagagaattttttaaaagtttgcaagttctgtctggccctactcattagtaaacattagtTGATGTATTAAAATCTTCTTGGAGAAATGGACACTTTTGTTACAGTTActatgtaatgtaaaaacaaaaatctgattttgagtttagttaaattaacttgAAATTTTCCATTGTTTGAAAATATGCTAACATCAGATTGTTATCTGTATCAGAGAATACTCAgaatttatttatcaaaatagtGTAACTGGTAATaaactctttttttatatatatatatattactgcaaTGACCTAATCTCAtaaatcagggctattcaattggcggcctgcgaggcaatttgttccggccctccaaatagtgtgaccaagacatcaaaaataaatttagtacagtcgaaaaacggccgctatagttcTGAAGTGACGTCCGTCTGTTCAATATGAcagagtcacctgacattaagctaGTGGCACGAGCAgatgaaaacatttggatacttaatactcaatcgtaaaggcttctcaacgctatgtttctgttgcacggaatgaAACTATTGCAAC
This Danio aesculapii chromosome 5, fDanAes4.1, whole genome shotgun sequence DNA region includes the following protein-coding sequences:
- the LOC130228958 gene encoding protein HIRA, whose translation is MKLLKPSWVNHNGKPIFSVDIHPDGTKFATGGQGEDSGKVVIWNMAPVLREEEEKNENIPKLLCQMDNHLACVNCVRWSNNGLYLASGGDDKLVMVWKRAAFIGPSTVFGSSSKLANVEQWRCVTILRNHTGDVMDVAWSPHDVWLASCSVDNTIVIWNARKFPEIVMTLKGHTGLVKGLTWDPVGKYIASQADDHSLKVWRTMDWQLETNITKPFSECGGTTHVLRLSWSPDGQYLVSAHAMNNSGPTAQIIERDGWKTNMDFVGHRKAVTVVKFNPKIFKKKQKNGSTPKPSCPYCCCAVGSKDRSLSVWLTSLKRPLVVIHDLFDKSIMDITWTLNGLGLLVCSMDGTVAFLDFSQDELGDPLNEEEKNAIHQNIYGKSLAITMESQLSTTIIENPEMLKYQQERQGNQNANVAQGSGPENQTPKLTNVLNGESLEDIRKNLLKKQVETRTADGRRRITPLCIAQLDTGDFSPALFNSVPILPGSSASTQLTPQISSDSNTANSLGLRPSHDPSTTSPNKTAEENKDSTTAPVNSIGMKSTLLLTSASKIEPMKALDSRFTERSKATPGVTSVPITIGITPLDRAKDSSSVKEPKGKDETSSDSEDKIMNKTLSIAKRKGEIEGGEVVEKRKKGRPRKDAKMMMPISQPFPQTPVSVKEELPRLATPAVVLKLPTPSIQKSFSTQVGTDAVTYLEVENEVSVVSGARLSQLKWRREGREWDTLLPSRIIIATGSSDVVAVACEDRTLSVFTACGRRLIPSIMLPAPMSALHCSGHFVMALMASATLSVWDVQKQTALVKNESLNPILSGTDATVSQSLLTQQGVAVVSLSNGKTYCFNSSLETWNLIADKQDSLVQCADFRNCLSSQDVLGSMGPLALTQGRNLSAGRLASRLSSTPHHLQQGMTLAFLENQLSSALMLLSASEYRHWLLIYARFLVNEGYEHRLRELCQDLLGPVHKSSSSSWESTVLGLRKRDLLTEVLPVIGQNLRFQRLFTEYQDQLELLRLK